TGATGTCCTTAAATTATACATTTCCCAGGGTCCTGCCTTCTGCTTGGGCAAGTCCTGTCTCCCCAACCCGGACTCTCCCTCTTGCCCCCAAAGCTCTCCCATGCTGCCCCGGGAACCAACGTGACCCATGGGTGGACAGGGCCGGCCATGCTTCCTGGATGCTTGGCATGGACAGGCCTCCTTGGGTCTAGGGGTCTCAGGGCCAGTTATTCCCGGGGAGAAGCGTGGACATGGGACATGGCAGCAGTGGTCACATTCAGCTTGGTTTCCCTTTGTACTGAGGGAGTGGCCCTGGGTTCCTCTACCTCCACCAGATTCCCAGTGTATGCTGTGATGATATGTGAAACTCTTCAACCCCGCGCCCTGGCCTCCACCCCTCTAACAGCTGTCCTCTCCACCGATGGCCAGGCCTTCACTTCTGCTGCTGTGAACAGGCCCTGCCCCACCAGATCTGCGAGGAAGGCAGGGACTGGCAGCTCTGAGCTGctcctgtcttccttcccttAGCCCTAAGCTGGTGCCCTGGAGGGGCATCCCCACAGCAACTGAGGGTGCCAGGGGCGTGGGGTGAGGAAGCTGCCAAGGAGGGAGGCCCCAGGCTAGGGCCTGGGCATGATCAGGAGCTGTGAGACTCCCTGTCCGTGGGATGCAGCCTGGGCTGGATTGACCCAGAGCCACAGGGACCCTGACTTCTTGAGCCACCTCTCGGCCCcaagaggaaacagaaaggaaGGCTGCTGTGACTTCAAAGGAGGAGTTCCATGGGGGCAGTCCCCTAGATGGGAGTGAAGTGGCTCAGAGCCCCTCAGCCCACTTCACGCTTGCCCACCAGTGGCTGCTCTGAGGCCAGCCCCCCACACCATGCCCTCACTGGGCACTTAACCCAGACAGAGCTGTGGCAAGGAGATGCCCTCCTCTTCTGGCCCATCAGGAAACCCCCAACAATAAGACCAGAGATGGCCCCactggaggtgggggaggggacggGTGGGATCATGTGGCTGGGGCtgagaggggctggggaggtAGTGGGCTCTCAGCTGCACAAGCCCTCAGGTCAGGAGGATTCTCATTCCTCAGACTGAAAGACAGACAGACGGACAGACCCTGCATCCCCTTTAGCTTTGCTTTCTAGGCTCCCCAAGGGCTTTCCGCCTCAGTCATTTTGGGGAGCTGCAGGAGGTGTGGCCACAGGCCTGACGAAGGACACCTGGGCCTGGCCTCCCCCATCCACACACAAGCATGTATTTACAGGGACACAGCAATACAGACATGTACAAATACACACCAAGCATGCACCCAtgcccataaatatacacacacacacacgcacaaacatgAGCCATTCCACAGGCCAGCTCTGCAAACCAGCATCACTGGGTAGCCTTTGAGGGGCCGAGGGGAGGGGGCGTTTCCCCTTCCCACAGAGCTGCAGGCTCCTCACTGCCCCCCGCCCTGGGCTGCACAGTGAGGGGAACAGGAACAAGCTATTCCGGAAACTCCGACAATGAGAGCGGGATCTGACGACTGAATTATTGctgccccctccccctctcccagaGATGCTACTGGTCCCCCATAACCATTCTCTTCTTCTCTATCAATAAGAGAACTCCCAAGGTGAGGCCAGACACATGGCGGCCGCACTGAAGACTACACTTCCCAGGTTCCCTTGCAGCTGCTTGTGGCCATGTGGCTGAGTCCCAGCCAATGAGAGGCCAGCAGAGGTAAGCCTGCCAATTCTGGCTCATGCCCTTAGCAAAAAGTGGGTGTGCCCCTCTTGCCTATTTCTGCTTCCCTCAGGCTTGGACACTCACAGGAGGGTTGGCGCTGGAGCAGCCACTGTGTACCCAGAATTGGAAGGTGCCTATGAAGAAACACAGAGCTGCCCTACCAGCTCTGGGCCATCTCAATCTAGACTAATTAGAAACAAGCTTCTGTCTTGCTTAAACCACTGTATTTCAGGGTCTCTTAATCACAGCAGCTTAGACTCAATTCCAACAAAGACATCTCGACCAAGGCAAGCTATGAGAAATAGGAAGCATACAACTGGCCTTATTGTCCCTTCTTGGGCCCAAGGCAGCCTCATGGCCCCTTCCCGGCCCCCAGCCAGCCTGCCCCAAGGAGGGGCACAATAGTGACTGCAGCTGGGACTGGGTGTCAGAAGGAAGGGGTGATGGGGAGGGAAAGACGGATCCGTGCAGAGGCCTCATGTCAGTCTTCTCCTTCCCAATTCCCCCTCAAGGCCCCACTTACAACTGGACTCCTGGCCTTGCAAGGACTGAGTGCACAGTCCACAAGACAGCAATGTAAAAACGGGAGAAGGAACGTCAAGGCCCGGTTTGGAACCCAAAGGAAAGCTCCTCAGGATTCTCCAGGCCCCTGTGTTGGCTTACGACAACCTGAGGGGAGCAGAGAGACAGACTCAGGGCAGCCAGGTCCTGTCCTTTGTGGCAGGCGGTGGAGTTCTGTCTCCCTCTGGCCCAGCACTTGACAACACTGCAAAGCATCCCTCAGCACCTCCTCTTGGTAGGATGTGGTTTTTCATCTCTTCCCTCCCAGGCGTCCATGCTTCCCCCTGGACCCAAATGCATCTACTTACAGAGCCCTGGGTCCTCCTGGCAGGCGGGTCTCCCACACCTAGCCCAAGACCCAGGGATGCCAAATGGTGGGCTTTTTTCCTGGTCTGGCCACGCCCCAGAGGCTGCCTGGTGGGACCCTGCAGGCTGtcttccccagccctgcctgccgTCCCCCCGCTACCCAGGGACCACCACACACACTCCAGTGGCACCTCCTGGCCACAGCCACAGCAGTCTTGGCAGTCAGAAGGGCCACCCAGCCATCACGGCCTGCGCCCTCTCCCAACAGGAGGGATGTTTTCTGAGCTCAAAGACCTGACCCTTGATTCACAAGGGTGAAGTAGGGAAACCCtacccccactcccactccccacccactCCTGGTCCTCTCAAGAACCACGGAgctggcaggaggcagggagatAGCGCTAGGGGCCGTCGCCACCCCCGCCCTGCCACGAGCCCTATCAGATCATGCAGCCTTAGCCTTCGGCCTCATCCAGTTTGCCCCGGGCGGGCAGCCTTCCCTCGGGACCCCTGTGGCGCCGCCCTCCCGCCGCCGTGCTCCTGGGCTCCTGGTAGGGGTTGTCCAGCAGGTAGCGGAACTGGTCGTAGTTCTTCAGTAGGTACTTGGGCGCATACATGTGCTCGCTGGGGTCAGCGGGCGGGTACTCCTGCTGCGTGCCGTCGAACCAGCCCCCGGTGCGGATCAGGCCGCGGATGTAGTTCAGGTCCCGCTTGTCCTCGTAGTCACCCCAGCGCGGGAAGTCACCATTCTGGGCGGACACGAGCTTGAAGTAGATGCCCTCGGGCGTGAAGCACCAGGAGCAGTGCCAACCGGCGAAGTGCAGGGGGCTGCCCAGCGACCACTGCACCAGGATGTGGCCGGTGCGGTTCTCGTACTGCCTGAAGTTGGGCATGGTGTAGTACTGGCGGCGGCGCAGGCGGATGCCGTCCAGCCCGTACACTGCCTGCAGCATGTCCACCGTGCAGCCCGACACCACCTCCAGGGTGCCCGGCTGCTTCCAGAAAAAGCCGTAGAGTGACTTGCGCATGTGGAAGGCGAAGGGCTCGGTCCAGCCGTCGTAGAGCTTGAGGAAGAGGACGCCGTCCCGGGCCGGGATCTCGTCCGCGTCGTCAATGATGAAGACGTCGTCGGGCCGCAGGTTGCGCAGCCGCGAGACGCCGTCCTGGGTGAGGAAGGTGCGCAGGTAGTCGTCGGCGATCCAGCCGTCCTGCCGGCCGCCGGGCGGGAAGTGGTCCAGGAAGACATAGAGCACCTTGTGGCGGATGTACTCGAAGGTGCCGTTGGTCAGCATCTCCCGGAACTTCAGTGGCCGCGGCTCCCCGTAAGCTGTGAAGTTGGACTCACACACCACGAAGGCGTCCACCACGTCACCCAGCTCGTGGAAGCGCACGTCCAGCAGGTCGAACTCGTGGTTGACGTTGATGGCATTGATGACGCGGCGCGGCACCTCCCTGGGCACCAGCCGCTCCTTGGTGGGCAGGTTGGAGTACTGCACCACGGTGGGCACACCGCAGCTGGGTCCATGCCAGCCGGGCAGGCACACGCACTCCACCCACTTGCGCCGCGCGCCCCGGCCGCCCGTGCGCTCCCGGGCGCTCAGCAGGTACCGGGGTGGGCGCCGGGCCGAGGAGCCGTTGGCCCCCTCGGGCTTCTCCTCCGGCCGTCCTGGGGGCGGCCTCTCCAGCATCTTGGTGCCGGGTTTGAAGCAGACGCCGCCAGCCTTGGTGCGCACGAAATACTCGGTGGTGTCCTCGGGCAGCACGAAGTCCACCCGGTGGAGCTCCTCCGCCGCCTTGCTGGGCGGTAGCGGCTGCAGCAGGGGCGAGTGCGAGTAGAGCGGGGTGCGCAGCAGGTCGGGGTCTCCTGGCTCGGGGCTGGCCTGGGGCGTGACCGGCGCATTGTTCCAGAAGAAGCTGGACACCAGGTTAGGGCTGAGGGAGGCCAGTTCTCGGGGGAAGGTGACATAGGACAGGGTCTTGAAGAAGTGCAGGAAGGAGATGAGGCACAGGCCGGCCATACAGAACATGAGAAAGAGCTTGTAGCGTCTCATTTTCATCctgtgggagagagagacagcagaCCCATCAGGGCAGCCCATGCTCCTTTCCTAGGAAGGGGACCCTAGGAGGCCTCTGCTGTCACCTTGCTGGAGAAtgtggtggccagcacctgcTGCCCCTGCATGGAGTGACCTTCTGCCCCCAAGAGACAGCTCGCGGTACCAAGGCCTCTGAAAGCTCTAGCACTGAGGACACCCCTGTGCTCCCACAGCCCTTCCCTGAGACCCCCAGGCCACCACCGTGCCCCCTTTGCAGCCTGCTCCTCCGCCTGGCCCACCCCACCCTGACTGTATGGCTGCTCTGCTAGACTTGGCTCCAGGAGCAAAATGCGCCCTGGGAAAAGCTCAATCCGCAGTGCAGACACTGCCGGAGGAAAGGACAGGGAGAGCAGGCTGCAGGTTGCCCTCCCAGGTCCTGTCCCTCCTCTCCTATCTTCGTTTTTATGGACATACTGACAAACCTTTTGAATACTTTTTCACTGAAAAAACTCACAGTTCTCAAGGGAAAACACTTATTCTAAcatattaaaggaataaaattaggccaggcatggtggctcacgcctgtaatcctaacaccttccgaggctgaggcaggaggatcgcttgagcccaggagtttgagaccagcttggacaacatagtgagaccccatctctacagaaaatttaaaaattagccaggtgtggtgccatgtgcctgtggttctagctactcaggaggctgaggtgggaagatcacttaagacttcgaggttgaggctgcagtgagccatgattgcaccactgcaccccagcctggacaacagactgagccaccgtctcaaaaataaaataaaagaaaagaaaagttcccCTTCATTATCCCATGCCCTTTACTAATCTCCAGGCATAAAAATTTGAGGTCGGCCAGTGCAGTAgttaatgcctataatcccagcactttgggaggccgaggtcggtggatcacaaggtcaagagtttgagaccagcctggccaacatggtgaaactccgtctctactaaaaatacaaaaattagttggctgtagtggtgcatgtctgtaatcccagctattaggtaggctgaggcaggagaattacatgaacccagaaggtggaagttgcagtaagccaatattgcaccattgcactccaacctgggcaacgagagcaagactccacctaaaaaaattaaaaaaataaaaaaaatttgaggtCTATCTCTGGCTTTATATGCAATTTTTCTATTCTGGgtttaatatttttcacaaatattacCATACAGGACACTAAGTCTAACGAAGTTGTTTTCCTCAATCAATGACAGATTTAAAAGATTTTGGTATCAGTAGAAATAAATGTACCAGTTCCTTTTAAATCCCACATATTacatggctattgtgaataaatcACTCTGTATCATGACTCATGATATAATCATTTGCTATACATTTATACAGTTTGATTTATCAATTCTTTTATGGTTGTGGGATGGAGATGCTTGTATATTCTTATTCTCcaatttaaataagttttttttttttttgagacagagtctcgctgtcgcccaggctggagtgcagtggcgtgatctgggctcactgcaagctccgcctcctgggttcatgccattctcctgcctcagcctcccgagtagctgggactacaggcgcctgccacctcgcccggctagttttttgtatatttttagtagagacggggtttcaccgtgttcgccaggatggtctcgatctcctgacctcgtgatccgcccgtctcggcctcccaaagtgctgggattacaggcttgagccaccgcgcccggcctttttttttttttaagacagagtcttgctctgtcgcccaggctgaaatgcagtggtgcgatctctgctcactgcagcctctgcctaccAGGATCAAggaattctcccgcctcagcctcccaagtagctgggattacaggcacacgccaacacaccgagttaatttttatatttttagtagagatggggtttcgccatattggctaggcaggtctcgaactcctgacctcaggtgatccgcccatctcggcctcctaaagtgctgagattacaggtgtgagccactgtgcctggcctaaagagaCTTTTAATTTTAGAGTATTTGTAGATTATCAGAAAAGGTGCAAAGACGACAGCACAGAGGCTTCCTCACGCACTTCACCCTATTGCTCCCAGCTGACACCACCATGGGACATTTGTCACAACTAGGAAACAGGCATTGGAATGTCACCATTAGCCAAACCCCACACTGGATTTGGATGCCTCGTTTTATGAATGAGCCGTGCAGCCACAGAGCACCTCCGACTGCAGCCATCTAGCTCATTTCACCCTTGAGTCTAGGCAGGTGGGCAGGCAGGCCAGGAGTTTACATTCATTTGACCAATGAAAATGCTGGGTGGGGCCAAGTGGGACCAGTGACCTGTCCGGGGGGACCCAGTGAGTCACAGAAAAGGCTGAGACAGAAACCTTGCCTTTGGCATCTGGCACTGTCCTACCTAGATATTCTTAAAATGTTCCCATCTGtggcttctctttatttttgattctttctctGGGTCATGCTCTccccttcacttttttttttgagatggtgtttcgttctgtcacccaggctggagtgcagtggtgagatcccggctcactgcaacttccacctctcaggttcaagcaattctcttgcctcagcctcccaagtagctggaatcacaggcatgcaccaccatgccccgctaatttttatatttttagtagagacgtggtttcacattggccagactggtcttgaactcctgacctcaagtgatctgcccgcctcagcttttgaaagtgccgagattacaggcatgaaccaccgtggcCAGCCTCTCTACTTTTTAACTCTGAGGACAGCAAGGTAGGGTGGAAAGATAGGCACTTGggttaggcacggtggctcacacctgtaattccagcactttgggaagccgaggcagggggatcacctgaggtcaggagttggagaccagcctggccaatatggtgaggccaaccgtcactactaaaaatacaaaaattagccgggcatggtggtgggcacctgtaatcccagctactcgggaggctgaggcaggagaatcgcttgaacccaggaggtggaggttgcagtgaaccgagattgcaccattgcactccagcctgggtgacagagcaagagagcgaggctccgtctcaaaaaaaaaaaaaaaaaaaaattcaagactcCTCATCATTCTGAAccttagtttctccatctgtgaaataggCACAGAGTTCCTGGCATGCAGCATGTGCTCCATAAGCTCTTGTTCCTTTCAATGCTCAAGGCTGGATGCCCCCAATGTAATTTTCTCTAAGCCACATGGTCATAAGGCATAGAATCATAACACGATTGATCTGGAAATTTTAAGGACCATCTCCTCCAACtctttcattttatagaggaggaaaccaGGACTTAGGGGCCTTCAGGgacctgcccaaagtcacaacAGAGCTGGAGTGTGAACCAGGCAGCTGGGCTCTGCACCAGGTGCCCCTCATGGCCTCAGCTTGGCGAGAAGTCCTGAGAAGGCTGGTAAGAAGCAGTCAAGCTGTTGATCCTGACAGGGCAGTGCTTGCCCCATTCGAGCTCAGATATCCCTCCTCTAGTAAACACCTGCCCCCTGGAGCTGCCCACACGGAGTGGGCACAGTTGACTGCAGGCAGGTAGAACAATCTGGGATAGGGGCCTGACCTCTGGTAAATGGTAGATGTCCCAGGGCGGAGCTGGGGCTGTTCTCCACTGGCGTTTGGAAGGAGGGGCTGCCCCTTGATAACATTTTGAAGTGGGTCTTCTGCACTTCATTCTCCATTTTGGATTCCAGCCCTTGTCTGGCAAAGTGAGACCAGTTGGGCTGGACCAGCAGGGTGAGCAAAAGGGGCTAGGAGTTCCTGCTGCAGCCAGGACCAGGCACAAGGCAATACTGCAGCCAGGGTTAGCATGGCGGAAACTTCCAGAGCAAACTACTCATGGGGTTTCAGGACATGGAAAGGCAGCCTGGATCCTTCtggtgggctttttttttttttttttttttagacggagttttgctcttgttgcccaggctggagcgcaatggtgcaatctcggctcaccacaacctctgcctcaagcaattctcctgcctcagcctcctgagtagctgggattacagatacgcGCCACcatactggctaattttgtatttttagtagaggtggggtttcaccatgttggttaggctggttttgaactcctgacctcaggtgatctgcctgctgggattacaggtgtgagccactgtgcctggccttagtgGGCCATTTTTCTCTACTTGGGACCTGCCTCTGTGGGGGACACTCCAAGTTACACAACTGGTGTAAGCTATGTGGAGGGCATGGCCTGGGGCTGCCATTCAGACTCTAAATCCCCTGGCAGCACGAACAAAGGCTTTAGCAAAGCAAGGTAAGAGGAACTCAGAGAGGCAAGGAAACAGCTTGCTTGGCGTAAAGGGCTTCCGTGGACCTGCTAAGGTCGGATTGACCCAGCTGCCCCTTGGCTGGCTTTCAGGATCTGGTTACTCGCAGCCAGCTGTGCCCTTCTGAGCACGGACTCACCAGTGCTTAGGAGCTCCCCTCTCAGTCACTGGAGCCTTCAGGGCAGGGCCCCTTAATAAGGCCTTAGTCTGGCTTGCTGCTGAGAATCAAGGATCTGAGCATGTTTCCCTCATCACTCAGGCTGCTAGGAGGCTCAGAAGCACACAGCCTCAGAAGCACACAGTGGTTAGCCCCGAGCATGTCAACAGCGCCTCACAGACAGCATTTTCTTGGACTCCTTCACTTGCAGCTGCCCGCACAGTTTCAATCCTTTTCAGCTcaattcctttttgtcttttcgtttttttattgagacagcatataaataaaatggaacaaataagCACTGGCACTCAGGGTCTCATTTACATCTCTCAACCACTCTGATACTTCATTTAAACTGCCCTGTTTTAACAGATGGAGAAAACGAGACTCAGAAAGATGGCAAGATTTTCCCAAAAGGACAATTAAGGAGGTGGCCGAGTCAGGACTTGAACATAGTTCTGGTTCTCAAGCCAGCGCCTCTCTCCCTCATGACAGCTGAGACCACCAGAACCCTCTGTAGTGCAGGTGGCCCAGCTGTGGGCTAAAGCCATGGAACCAAACTGGGCCCCAGTTGGTGGCATCTCAGCTTCCATTACAAAGCTTcatcaaggctgggcacagtggctcatgcccctgtaatccctgcactttgggaggccgaggtgggcagactgcttgagtccaggagtttaagactagcctgggcaacatggctaaaccccgtctgtacaaaacaaaacaaaacaaaaattagcagggcgtggtggcacgtgcctgtagttctagctacttgggaagctgaggtgggaagactgcttgagccttgcaggtcaaggctgcagtgagctgagatcgcaatactgtactccagcctgggcacggtagtgagactcttatctcaaaagcaaaaacaacaaagcattGACACACCATCAGGTGTAACAATAAAACTGTCACTGAGGCTCACTGAGGCTGacatgccagacactgtcctAAGCATGTTATACGTGACTGCACTGAATCCTCCCAACATGAAACAGGTCCCCTTCTATAAGGAAACCGAGGCCATGGAGATGATGTCACTTGCACAGCATTGCACAATAGAAGGATCATACTGGACCCTGTAGGGTCAATCACGGGGTTGTGTCCAGGGCTAAAGCTGTCCTGAGCCCCTTCCAGCTGCCAAGTTCGATCCAAGTAGAGTGACAGGGCCCCTGAGGAGTCCACCTATGACCAGTGAAGACAACCCAGTGGATGGTGCAGCCCCTGTGGCATCTGATCCATACAACATGCCACAGGGTGCTCACCCAACCCATGtcactcattcactcagcaaCAATTCTGCAAGAGCCCCGTGTGCCAGGCACCTCGGTGAGCACTGGGAACATGGGGAGACAGGACGGaccaaaatccctgccctcagggagcctgTTCAGCACCCAGCAGTGTAGGGAGGCTGCCTAAACCGCAAACACACGAGTCAGGTCGGAAAACTGCGCGCCCAAAGAGGCTGTGCTCTGGAGAAAGACAAAGCGCGTAACGGGCAGGAGTGAGTGCGTCGTATGTCCAGCAATGAATGGGGCGGGCAGGGCAGGCTCACCGAGGAGGTGCCATGAGCAGAGACTCCATGCGGGAGAGGGCGCCAGGGAAGAATGTTCCAGGCGGAAGACACAACCGGTGCCCTGGCAGGAGTGCGTGTGCACGAGTGAAGAACAGCAAGGCGGGTGGGACGGAGCAAGCAAGGGGACATGGGGGGAAGGGAGCGAACCCAGATCACACAGGGCCTGGAGCCACGGTTGGAAATGTGGCTTTCACTGGAGGATTCAGAGAAGGGAGGCCATGGCCTGACCTTGGTGTGAATGGCTCACTTTGGCTGCTCTGCTGAGAATGGATGGGCACTtcaagggcagggcaggggaagcCAGGAGGCCACAGGGAACTGCCCAGGCGAGTCAGGGTGGCTTCCACCAGGGTGGAGGGTGTAGAGTGTGCTCAGAGGCTGCTGGATCTGCTGAAGAGCTAGATGTGAGCAAGGCAGCACACTGGGTGGCCCCAGGCACTGGAAGAACAGACCAGCCCTTGACTGGCATGGAGGAGGCCGGCCCTATCCGGCAGACCTGGGGCTTGCAGCCAGCATCTGTCTCTGCAGGGCCTTGCCCTAACCACTACTTCTCCTGCAGACACCAACAGTGAGGTTGGGCGTGAAGGACATGGCCAAGGTCAAACAGTGGCTAGCAGCAGGTCCTGGGCTAACCTTCATCTCTAGATCTAAACCTCAGGTCCTTTCTGCAGCATGCTGTCTAGAAGCTTCACCTGAGAGATGGGCGGGGTGGGAGATGCTTTATGTCTGTGGTCCCCCTGTGGCCTCAAAGCAGTGCGGGGGACATCGTCCAGCCCACTGTTCCGCTCCCGCCCACTTCCCTGGATGTACATGGCTTGAGGTTCTCCAGCAGCTCAGGAAGCCAGGAGGCTCACTGTGGTCAGGACCTGCCTGGAGAATAAGATTAGCCGAGTGAGGGCTTGGGGCCTCCCCTGGGCCGGGTCATTGCCCTCTGTGACCCAGGCAGGCAGCTCTCTGAGGACAAAACCCCTCTCCAGCTCCTTCCCACTGCCAAGGCTAATCTCTGATAGCGCAGATGCCATACTCTGGCCCTTACTCAGTTCGTTAAAATTCACCTAGTATTTCTTAGATGCCTGCTCTGTGCCAAGATCAGCCTCCCTGGAAGCAAAGCACCTGCCTCTGCCCAAGCCAGAGCCCATCTCGAACTCTCCCAacctcctccctgctcctcagcATCGTCGACGTTCCTATAGTCACTATGAACAGAGCAGATCACCTGACCTCTCTCAGCCTCAACTcctccatctataaaataggtATCATTATCTCTGCCCTGCTTATTTCAAGTGAGAATCAGAGAGACCTGTCCACAGCCCCAGCCCGTCAACACGAGGCTCATTTCCCCCTATGTCTGTCTTCCCAGCTGGCACACAAGCTCCCTGCAGCAGGGAAtgtacacagcaggtgctcaatgaGACCACCCCGCACTGCCCTGGGCCTCCACAATGCCCTCACCGTCACTTCTATGTGCTTGGACTCcccagttcaaatcccagctctgccactcctATCTGTGTGGCCTTGTGCAGGTTAACCACTTTTCTgtacctctgtttcctcatcgaTGAgatgcttagcacatagtaagcactcaatgatAAGTGATAACTCTTCTCCCTATTATTATTCCCCAGCCtggcagagaagagagagtgagcctttgggtggggacacaccagAAGTAGAGGCTTGGACGTGAGTCCCTGGCAGGGCCTCAGCCTTGGCAGGTGGTGTCCTATCTCAGGGCACCAGGGAGCAAAACCTAAACCTGCTGTGAGGAGGGGCCAC
This is a stretch of genomic DNA from Papio anubis isolate 15944 chromosome 16, Panubis1.0, whole genome shotgun sequence. It encodes these proteins:
- the MGAT3 gene encoding beta-1,4-mannosyl-glycoprotein 4-beta-N-acetylglucosaminyltransferase isoform X2, which gives rise to MKMRRYKLFLMFCMAGLCLISFLHFFKTLSYVTFPRELASLSPNLVSSFFWNNAPVTPQASPEPGDPDLLRTPLYSHSPLLQPLPPSKAAEELHRVDFVLPEDTTEYFVRTKAGGVCFKPGTKMLERPPPGRPEEKPEGANGSSARRPPRYLLSARERTGGRGARRKWVECVCLPGWHGPSCGVPTVVQYSNLPTKERLVPREVPRRVINAINVNHEFDLLDVRFHELGDVVDAFVVCESNFTAYGEPRPLKFREMLTNGTFEYIRHKVLYVFLDHFPPGGRQDGWIADDYLRTFLTQDGVSRLRNLRPDDVFIIDDADEIPARDGVLFLKLYDGWTEPFAFHMRKSLYGFFWKQPGTLEVVSGCTVDMLQAVYGLDGIRLRRRQYYTMPNFRQYENRTGHILVQWSLGSPLHFAGWHCSWCFTPEGIYFKLVSAQNGDFPRWGDYEDKRDLNYIRGLIRTGGWFDGTQQEYPPADPSEHMYAPKYLLKNYDQFRYLLDNPYQEPRSTAAGGRRHRGPEGRLPARGKLDEAEG
- the MGAT3 gene encoding beta-1,4-mannosyl-glycoprotein 4-beta-N-acetylglucosaminyltransferase isoform X1, yielding MDRPRVSVAEPIPPPPSFKASSPRMKMRRYKLFLMFCMAGLCLISFLHFFKTLSYVTFPRELASLSPNLVSSFFWNNAPVTPQASPEPGDPDLLRTPLYSHSPLLQPLPPSKAAEELHRVDFVLPEDTTEYFVRTKAGGVCFKPGTKMLERPPPGRPEEKPEGANGSSARRPPRYLLSARERTGGRGARRKWVECVCLPGWHGPSCGVPTVVQYSNLPTKERLVPREVPRRVINAINVNHEFDLLDVRFHELGDVVDAFVVCESNFTAYGEPRPLKFREMLTNGTFEYIRHKVLYVFLDHFPPGGRQDGWIADDYLRTFLTQDGVSRLRNLRPDDVFIIDDADEIPARDGVLFLKLYDGWTEPFAFHMRKSLYGFFWKQPGTLEVVSGCTVDMLQAVYGLDGIRLRRRQYYTMPNFRQYENRTGHILVQWSLGSPLHFAGWHCSWCFTPEGIYFKLVSAQNGDFPRWGDYEDKRDLNYIRGLIRTGGWFDGTQQEYPPADPSEHMYAPKYLLKNYDQFRYLLDNPYQEPRSTAAGGRRHRGPEGRLPARGKLDEAEG